From the Aspergillus puulaauensis MK2 DNA, chromosome 1, nearly complete sequence genome, the window CCGGGGTTGTCATCCATGACCCGCAAGTGGAGGCGGGCAGCGTTGGGGGGCCGGGGGCTCTAGGAGGGGGATCGTTGATCGGAGTCAGATGGCGATCGCGAGCAGGACCAGTGGTTTCAGTTGTCGATATGCGGCAACGAGGAGCCGGGATGGAAAGAACCTTGAACGATTATTGGGTGACAAACTCTGTGCAAGATAGCAGGTGGAATCCTGATAGTCCGGGGTTTTTGTCAAGCAGCATGAAATGCCTTGACATTCCTGTGGTTGGCTGAACGGCCCGATAAGCACTGCTGACTAAGCTGTCGCTGTTTCTCTGGGAGAAGCGACACGGTACCAACTGGGCTTTCGTGGGGGATGCAGCTCTCCGTGGTTAGAACTCGCAGGCCTTAACAATGGTGTTTAACAATGGGGCATCACTTGTATCTCCACCTCATAGAAGAAGGATTTTTATTACAGTGACTACGCCCGTGCGAGTATGCAAACATATTTGAGCCTCAGATCGAAGGCGCTATGGTTCACACACATTCCCAATCCCGCCAAGCCTATGTCCGACTCGAGAGAAGTCAATTGTACGACAACCTGAATCTTCCAGAGGAGACTCTTCCGTTAACAGCTCTGAGGCGCTGGAGTGTCTGATGTCTGTCCCTGGTTGCTTTGGATTATGGTACAGAGTACGGTTGTGTGTCAAACAAGCAAATCAGCTGACTCTGGCGCGCCCAGCCAAGATCGCGTGAGCGTCAGCGTTTTAACTTAGTTAACTTACTACGTAACTAGTTAACGCTCTTGATCATGTATTAGTAAGTCATTACCGACTCGTACTTTGGAGTCGTCGAAATCGGAATCCTTGTCTACACCGTGTAACTCGGGATTGTTCAGAGAGGTTGGGCACGCAGGCACTGCAAGGCATCAACCTGGAAATAGTTAGTTAGCCCTAATCGAGTTAGGTAATAGACTGCTCATGAGTGTTCAAATAAGCGGTCGGctagaagaagacaagaGCAATCGAATGTTCTTGCGTGGGGATGCTCCTACAAGTTGGCTTTGTTATTTGTTGTTTTGGCTCTCCGTTTCTCCATCCTTTCTCACACAAAACACtggctgaagaagagaaacttGTCAGATCGCGGTATTGTATTGTCACAGCTGTCATTTTTGCAACATCAAACACACGAAAACGGGGGCCATGCGAGAATCCAAGCCAATCACCAGGTTCACTTTATAATAGGCCATGAATAATGGTAACTCAAATACAAATACGATACGCAGCCGACTTTTAAAACACGACCCGGAGCGACGGTCCACTGCTGGATGCCGTCACACCCGCTCTTTTTCCTTATCTTTGGCTTTGATTGTGATTGAGATCATGGTTATCCGCCGCTCTTCTACTGCTCCAACTACACCTACGTTACCTATCTACCCAAGAAACCTCTCGTgtcttccccatcctcctgccCACTGCTGGTCCATCCTCCTGCCCACTGCTGGTCCATCCacgatcttcttcatcgtcaagggTGCCTTTGCTGGTGACCGTCACTCTACCTCTTGACCAGTCATACAGCTGCAAGTCGCGTGCCTGCATCTTTGGTGCGGCCTCCCGCATCGGGCCTCCACGCTTTAACGCTGCCAACACAGCAACCGTTCACGGTAGTGGGCCTATTATTTATCATCGCCGAAAtacttcctttctctctctctctttctctctctctctccaaGCACTTCCTTTCGAGTCAGAGCGTCCGCTTACTACTGGACACCTTCCATTCTTCACTTTCCCTCCTTTCCTGTTCCATCCATGTATCTCGCCCAAACTCTCGACCAGAGTGCCTCGTCAGGCTTGGAACTTTCCTCCGGTAATCTCCGCTGTGGCCTCAAACAGTAAATATGATGGTTCCTAGGGGCTTTCTCTTTAGCTCAATACCTTCGCCAAAGCCGCTTGAACGAAACGTGAAACAGCGGCCCCTAGTTGCAGTGTCTTCGATCGACATGATGCCGCAAAAGGATGAGTCGGCTCTTCAGTTACCAATCGAGTCCAACTCGCAGAGCATGCACACTACTCCGGTCGTCATCCCTCCCAAGCGCGGTCACCGAACGGCATCTCCGCTCACTGGCACAGTAAGGAAAGACCCAAGGACCCCGAAAAGAACCCGAGTTTCTCGCCAGTCATCGCCGACGACCCTGGGTGACCGGCCGGTACCGACATCTCTCGCATCTATATTGGAAGCCACTGCAATCCCTGTCCCACGGCGAAGTTGGGCTGCTCGGGAATCTCGCAAGCTTCCTCGTGGGAACCATGTGCAAGACTTCAGCAAGTTACTGATGGACGGACTGGATGACCCAGCATTCTGTGGCACGGGAAACTCCGCACTGGACGTCCTACTTAGTCCTCCGGAAGAGATCGAGAAATCTTCCGCCTCAAGTGATGGTGGCAGCGAATCGCTTTCATATTCTGCGCCATCTATCTCGGCCGACTCTGTGCCATCTCTGGATGCGGACTTGGAAACCCCTTCAAGTCTCTCCACACCGTTTACCCCGTCTAGTCAACGAAGCTCTTCTGAGAAGAGCTcacggcgccggcgcccaTCCAATTGCGAGAATTGTGTTTCTGATCACCCACTTCTAGACAGGGCGCAACCAGAGTCGGAAGATGAGCAAACAGTAAACAGTCATAAGTCATGTCCGCTAGACTCTCCACCTCCCAAAGGTTTAGCCGCCTCACGGTCCTTCCCGCGCCTGGGGTCATTTAAGTCGAACCTAACAGCTTCGCTAAGAGCGATCAAATCAGCAGCGCAAACTGTTTCAACTTTTGCATCACCATCGGTTCAGCCCGATGACTTCCTCACCCGCTCATTGTTCACCATCACCCCGAAAATGACGGATGACCGGAGACCTCCTCCGATGAATGAAACACCACCTCCAGCCTTGCGTCGGTATCTGAATCCAACCATGTTCTCGCCTGCGGAGATGTATAGCTTCCAGGACCAACCGCATGAATCGCTTGACTCGCAGAATTGCGCGATCTCAGTCCAGATGCAAACATACCATCGTTCAGGAAAGACTTGGTCCCAAAGGGGGCGCTTCCAGTTCTCCAGCTCTAAGAACCGCAGCCGACAGTCTTCGCCTTTTGATCCCGAGACACCTCCAATGTCACGTCCGCGAGAACCTCGAGAGAATAGCGACTTCCTTCGCATGGTTGTTCTAGAGACAAACATGAGACGCCGAGGAAAACTACGAGATGACATCCCCACTCGAGCTCGGGTCTGCCTACCCCCTCGTAAGACTGGCCAAACCAAACTCGTTCCATTCGAgtatgaggaagaagatgagctAGAACCTGCTATTCCGTCTCGATGGATTGGAATTTCCATTGAATCATTCTGATCCTACACATTCGCTTTCCTTTGTCATTTTCTTTCCATCCGCCACTTTCGTTATGCACAGCGCCGGGCGTCTTCATTTGGTTCGGCTCTCGTATCCATGACTATTTTCTTACACGGTACTTGCATTTTGGGTAGGTATTTTAAGCCTGCTTTGGGGATAGTTTCAACAGCGCAAAGGGCAAGGTGTTTGGGTGCTTGATACCACTTTCCCCAGTCTTTCTTATATACAAAATGGCTGTCGCCTCAATATAGCGAAGATTACATCTAAAATCAGAACTGCTATTACTATGATTAACTTGAATATCTAAAACCACAACATGTACTCTGTATTGAGAGAACCGGTCGGTCTGCAACGGGCACAGCATCCGAGGTATCTACTCTGAGCCAATCGTCTGCAATTATATAGAAGCTTCATGCACAGCGATGTTCCATGGATGCCACCAAACACTAGTGCAATGGATTTGCACTAGAAAATCCCCAGATAGGATAGTATCCAACCCTTACGTTGGTTCACGTTTCCTCGCAGAGCGGGGGAAACTCAGGGCGAGAGATCCATCCCTTTTCGGTAGTATATGGAATTCAGTATGGGGGGAAAGCTACCTAACTACTAGTTTCTTATCTGAACAGTTGCACGCCGGTCGTCGGTCCACTCGACGCACCGTTACCTACAGTAGGTAACGGCTAAGTTCAACTGCATGGATGCCGGATATCCTGCGCTGTCTGACAGCCTGACTTCTCTGTGTCCAGTGAGTGGTGAACTCTTATCTCTACCCAATCGAGGACTAGCGTCCAACCCCATTTGCAGCTTTCCTGCTTGCTTTGGTTCAAGAGAGGGGTCGCctgccttttctttgtcGGCAGGATCGCTAAGGCTGAATGGATGAATGCAGTGCACGGACGGGGTTGCGATTGGGCATATTGTTGAGAACATGCGGATACTTAATGGTCATCTGGCTATGTTGGCGACTTGGCTGATACTGCCGGTGACAGGAAGGGGAAATAATGAAGTCATACTCATTTGGGTACTATATTTTGAAGCTAGGTGATTATTACCGCTATGGCGATCAGGCGTATGTATTTGCATACTTGCATAGACAAGGGGTATCTGAATTTGGAAATGTGTAATATATGTTATACCATTCGTTCACTGGGATTTGGGATATGCTGATATAGGCGTGAATATTCTCATTATTTTCGGGACGGTTGGAAGCCTAGATAAGTCGAATCTAGTTAGTCTGTTTGGCTGGACTTCGGCTAGGTGAATGAAGACTCACGCTCTTCATCCAAGAGTGTCCGCTCTTTCCAGCTTTCCTCGATCCAATCGACCTTGACAATGTGCGGAATCTTTTTCCACGTTGATAACGTTTCGCGAAGTGTAGATACTTCCGATGCTGGGGTTTCTGGGCCGACGACGATATGTGTAACGGATGGATCCTTCGATGAGTGTGTCACGCTTGCACCTGCAAACCTCACGGTATTCCTGGCTAGGTGGGTTCGATGTGACTGTTTTGGTTGAAGACTGTTTGATTCCagatcatcctcgccatttTTAGGGAAATATACGGTCAATCCCTTGAATAGCCACCCAGACGGCATTGTCCAACCAGAATCGACCTTTCCTTGGATACTTTCTGTAACCCTTTCAATGGCTTCAAGACTACAGGTTTCATTGTCCTCCCGTTCTTTGCCCATTTGCTCTAGAAGCTTGTCGATGTCAGCAAGCAACCATGTCATGGACTCATAAACGACACTTACATCCCGCAGCTCTTCGACTGTGGTATCACGAGCATAACTGTCTTTGAATTGATCTACGCTCGCTGATACTGATTCTTCCTTATCTCTTGTGGTGAAAAACATATGCCTACGCGCAGTCAGTGAACGCCTCATTCCCAGTCATTTACAAGGGACCCCATACCTAGGCtcaagaggaagaagcaaatCTGGAAGACCAGCGTCAATTTCACTTTGTCGGATACAGTCAAGTATCCAAGATGGTCGTATGATGTCGGCATCGCCACTTTTCTGCAACGATGCTGCTTTCACGGTTCCTGTTCATGTGTTAATCATCAAACGGTTCGCAAAAGATCTCCGGGTATAGCTTACTCCTATCTGCGATACAAATCGTATTGGGAGCGGCGCTATTCGTTTGATAAATTTTGCCTCCATTGGCTTTCACCAGGCTTTCCAGTTCcgtctttgacttcttgaCTGGCGAATTTGTATCGGTTAAGATATCTATGACTGGTTAGCTATCGGCGATAAGAGAAGTACCAGGGTGGTAGTTTACAGAAGTTGAGCCCATTGAATATATGCCTTGATGGGCCAGAATATTGAacctctgcatcctcgctATATCCCGCTACCGTAAGCGGCTTCTTAGTCGACGTCTTTACCCGTTTCTTGCGAAAGTTCTCAACATTGAActccttctctttttgttcttgttcgACGTTGGACTTCAGATCTAGGAATTCCTGCACAGACAGTGCACTACTCCAGTCCTTATCCATGCGCAGCCGCTTGAACCGCGGAAACCGAAGCGTCAAGCCGATTCGAAACTGATCACTAACCGACACGGAGGCCGCTTTCACACAGAGGACCACCGAATTCTCGGGTTTGATCCACATATCTGGTCGTTCGTGCTGAGCATCGCCCCCTGCAAGTTCAATATATGCCGTGGGCGGCCTTTTAGGGTTCCACTCCGTCCACTTGCCGTCGGTGTGATGTCGGATGTTCGCATAGTCGGCGGCCGTGAAACCTCCGCCTACTTTGCAGAAAGAGTAACACTTGGTGGGTTTCGACCCTTGAGAAGACTGGCCCTCATCAACCCTCAAGCCGCACAAGAAGCTAGAAAGGTTGCCGCCTCGATGGCCAGATCCGTAGTAGCCTCCGATCACGACGAGGTCAAGAGATTCCCCAAACTCGGTCATATATTCGGGCTTCACTTTCATCCAGTCATCGTGTCGCTCATTCAAGCGGTATGGGGACCTAGGATTCTTTAGAACTAGGCCTTCAGAAGCTTCCGCAACCGCCCTCCTGAGCGAAGCTTCAACCTCGGCCTTGGCAGTAGCCTCTTCGAATGAATGTATTTCAAATCGTCGATGTACAGGCTTTATGACTTTCTGTAAAGCATTTCGACGATCACGTAGTGTGTACCTTGTCAGGTCTCGACCGTTGAGATAGAGGATATCAAAAATGCGGAGTAGCGGGTGGATGCCTTGTTGAAATGGACTCCTTTGCTCAGATAAAGCAGCCGTCTTGAGTGTACCAAAGGGTTCAGGGGCATCTTGTTCAGTGTTCCAGGTAATCATTTCGCCATCTAGTATCAGGTTATCGACCCCGTCTGCGAAGGCGTCTTTGAGGTGTCGGGTCAAGGAACCTGCCTCATCATATATGCCATTGCCGTAAAGATATGTGTAGTCTTTGGCTTTTCGTGACCAAAATTTGAACCTTTTGCCGCCTGGTACAGAAGCATCAGACACCATATGAATCTGCATACGTTCTCCATCAAGCTTTTCCTCAATCCAGAAAACAGTATCATCCTCCGTTGGTCTCATGCGGGAAATCATGCGATCCAATGACTGCATCTGAAACTGCGCGAGCTGTGGCTGGAAACATTGCATCAATGAAACACCTCGATCTTCTGCATCAAGCCGGATATTGGGGTCGTGGAGCTCCCAGCAAACACGGCGAAGACTGCTTGATATACTGTAGAGGTTTTCCGCATCAGGATGCCACACATCAAAGAAGGTCCGCTCTGTCGCTCCCACTTTCATCTGCCGAAGTATAATCCGGATCAACCACATGAGCTCCTCAGGGTTCATGCGACGGTAGAACTCCGCAAGAATCGGCAactgctgctcctccttcgacgcAGTGGATAGCTGGTCAAGCTTCTCGTTAACTTCTTCGATCAACATATGCCCGGCTTCCGTGCGCATTGGCCGTTTCGAGACGACATCATAGCACCTTCCGGCAAAATCGCCTGCCATGCTGGAGGTGGCCGCTTGCCCAGGAAGCTTCCAGTTCAAAAGATTAAACCCATCCTCGGAGTTCTTATCAATCTTCATAATTTTAACGAGCATCTTCCCTATCATCTTCTCTTTCATCCCATACATTGCCCGGTCTCGGTCCTTGTCTGGAAGGATTAATCGGAATGCGGGGTATATGTCATCGCCCACCTCTTTCCGCCATCTTGAAATGAAGCGATCTATTACATCACGCCGTCTCTCAAATGGATTAAGATTTgtggctggctggccatgAGGACCGACTTTTCTGCGACCTCCTGGTGGCCCAGCAGgcttcttttttatttcacTAAGAGGGCGGAAGAGAGTCTCGAAGAGATCGTGGAATGGCAAGGTGGGAGCAGTGTTTCGAGGACGATTCGGATATCTATGTTAAATCGCAATGTCAGCCCAATTGTGACATGGGAGAGATAGAGGAGGGAAGAATATAAATTATGCGCTTGTTTACTTTTCATCAAGATCGGTCTCTTCGTCCTCCATAACTTCGCGCATGTTTTCATCGCGATCCATCGTGATTGCAAGGACGTATTCAGAGATTCCGTATCCCAACAAGAGATATTTATGCTTCTCGCGGGCCAGGAATAGCTTGGGAATTTGAATCGGCCATGTCCATGTCTGAGcttgaggaggcggagacgCAGATCGTAGGCAGCTCTAGGCTCCAACAGTTATCGATAAGGATGCATGTGAGGTGACATCACCAGCCAGGCCGTCCCTCGCACAATGACCACACAACAAACTCAGAAACCGTTTTGCTACAGCAGTATAAATAAAATCAACCATGTAGATTGCTGGTAAAGGTTCCCCAAGGCTGTATTCACCTCTGAGTATCGTATGGGTGGTGGGGTGACATCTGCTCCGATCTTCTTATCTTATCAGTACTTTTCCCCAATTTTGAGTTGGAGAAAGAAATCAGAAATCATCTACTTTCCAACCTTGCCAAACTTCGTCTCTTAATTAAACTGCGTTTCCAGATGCCCAGAGGAAGGCCTGGGTCTGTACTTGCTCCATATCGGTATTGCAAGAAGCAATTCAAGCGACTGGGGCAGTTACAACGCCATAAGTGAACCCGCCTGAGACTCTCTTCCCCGATACTGTTTACGTTACCTATCTTCAATCCACACTTGgaagtatttataaattactcTGTACGTATTTCCAACTGAGTTGTTTTTGCGTAAACTCCCAGGATAAGTCAATCATTTGCCACCGTGGTGGCTCGTTCGGACGGCAGTAAGTATATGCCTCTGCACATTGTGAGATTCAGTGCCTGAATTTCTTTCCAGGGAACTTTTGGCGCGCCATGAAAGGTTATATCATTCAGAGGGAATTTCTAGACATGAGGTTGATACAGGTATTCGACGTCCTCCACACACACCAGGCTCCTTCAATCAAATCCCAAACACAGGCCTGACACCATAATGAACCCTTCCCTAGACCGCACAGTCCTACAATGTGTTCACGCACTCATCATCCCCGTGCGAGCGGGTATTGCTTACGTCGCGCACACACAGACATTATATTGGGGCATTCAGCACTCAATATGCCATCTTGAATTTGCTATGGTTCTCACGATGTGGTTGTGGAAGATTACGAAGACTGTTCAAGTGGACGAAGTGGATTCACTACGTGGATATGAGCTGCAACTGCTTGCTATGACGCAGAGTTTGGTTCAAGAAACCCATCTACGAGAGACGGTAGATCAAGAGGACAACCTTGTGGCCAGAATCAATTGTCTTGCGGCATCAATAAGTCGACTTCGGCTGGAGATCTCTTTCTGTACTTGCTAGTACTCTGGAATCGCAGCTCCCTGGCAATTGACAAACAAGAGACATACCGGAAATATATTATGCATAAGTGGGGA encodes:
- the LIG4 gene encoding DNA ligase (ATP) DNL4 (COG:L;~EggNog:ENOG410PFMH;~InterPro:IPR012308,IPR012309,IPR036420,IPR029710, IPR036599,IPR001357,IPR000977,IPR016059,IPR012310, IPR012340,IPR044125;~PFAM:PF04675,PF16589,PF01068,PF00533,PF04679, PF09414;~go_function: GO:0003677 - DNA binding [Evidence IEA];~go_function: GO:0003909 - DNA ligase activity [Evidence IEA];~go_function: GO:0003910 - DNA ligase (ATP) activity [Evidence IEA];~go_function: GO:0005524 - ATP binding [Evidence IEA];~go_process: GO:0006281 - DNA repair [Evidence IEA];~go_process: GO:0006310 - DNA recombination [Evidence IEA];~go_process: GO:0051103 - DNA ligation involved in DNA repair [Evidence IEA];~go_process: GO:0071897 - DNA biosynthetic process [Evidence IEA]), whose translation is MDRDENMREVMEDEETDLDEKYPNRPRNTAPTLPFHDLFETLFRPLSEIKKKPAGPPGGRRKVGPHGQPATNLNPFERRRDVIDRFISRWRKEVGDDIYPAFRLILPDKDRDRAMYGMKEKMIGKMLVKIMKIDKNSEDGFNLLNWKLPGQAATSSMAGDFAGRCYDVVSKRPMRTEAGHMLIEEVNEKLDQLSTASKEEQQLPILAEFYRRMNPEELMWLIRIILRQMKVGATERTFFDVWHPDAENLYSISSSLRRVCWELHDPNIRLDAEDRGVSLMQCFQPQLAQFQMQSLDRMISRMRPTEDDTVFWIEEKLDGERMQIHMVSDASVPGGKRFKFWSRKAKDYTYLYGNGIYDEAGSLTRHLKDAFADGVDNLILDGEMITWNTEQDAPEPFGTLKTAALSEQRSPFQQGIHPLLRIFDILYLNGRDLTRYTLRDRRNALQKVIKPVHRRFEIHSFEEATAKAEVEASLRRAVAEASEGLVLKNPRSPYRLNERHDDWMKVKPEYMTEFGESLDLVVIGGYYGSGHRGGNLSSFLCGLRVDEGQSSQGSKPTKCYSFCKVGGGFTAADYANIRHHTDGKWTEWNPKRPPTAYIELAGGDAQHERPDMWIKPENSVVLCVKAASVSVSDQFRIGLTLRFPRFKRLRMDKDWSSALSVQEFLDLKSNVEQEQKEKEFNVENFRKKRVKTSTKKPLTVAGYSEDAEVQYSGPSRHIFNGLNFYILTDTNSPVKKSKTELESLVKANGGKIYQTNSAAPNTICIADRRTVKAASLQKSGDADIIRPSWILDCIRQSEIDAGLPDLLLPLEPRHMFFTTRDKEESVSASVDQFKDSYARDTTVEELRDLLEQMGKEREDNETCSLEAIERVTESIQGKVDSGWTMPSGWLFKGLTVYFPKNGEDDLESNSLQPKQSHRTHLARNTVRFAGASVTHSSKDPSVTHIVVGPETPASEVSTLRETLSTWKKIPHIVKVDWIEESWKERTLLDEERFQPSRK
- a CDS encoding uncharacterized protein (COG:S;~EggNog:ENOG410PH56;~InterPro:IPR034443): MMVPRGFLFSSIPSPKPLERNVKQRPLVAVSSIDMMPQKDESALQLPIESNSQSMHTTPVVIPPKRGHRTASPLTGTVRKDPRTPKRTRVSRQSSPTTLGDRPVPTSLASILEATAIPVPRRSWAARESRKLPRGNHVQDFSKLLMDGLDDPAFCGTGNSALDVLLSPPEEIEKSSASSDGGSESLSYSAPSISADSVPSLDADLETPSSLSTPFTPSSQRSSSEKSSRRRRPSNCENCVSDHPLLDRAQPESEDEQTVNSHKSCPLDSPPPKGLAASRSFPRLGSFKSNLTASLRAIKSAAQTVSTFASPSVQPDDFLTRSLFTITPKMTDDRRPPPMNETPPPALRRYLNPTMFSPAEMYSFQDQPHESLDSQNCAISVQMQTYHRSGKTWSQRGRFQFSSSKNRSRQSSPFDPETPPMSRPREPRENSDFLRMVVLETNMRRRGKLRDDIPTRARVCLPPRKTGQTKLVPFEYEEEDELEPAIPSRWIGISIESF